One part of the Haliaeetus albicilla chromosome 27, bHalAlb1.1, whole genome shotgun sequence genome encodes these proteins:
- the LOC138682239 gene encoding uncharacterized protein — protein MSEAILQKLPGTRCARVTAAGSSKLQGRDTPAPAPGPGTVVLDAPIDVRPKGRRGTALRPQLCLALDQLWVLSGGKEAAGEEKEEEEGSDEERTSIILIWPTGSCVAAFGTPGGAKRARVTRLPSLRPLEKELSRRHAVRHPKGGRHLDEQGHPLGSSYWTWFCGDPEPLLLPTAWRRAGRREQHQQQEEEEEDGAALALCSAEDPGRCPGAREMLAVLHKEGPSTEGVFRRAAGGTEFRELREALDHGADVDLGSQPALLLADFLRSIPAKLLVTDLYEDWMAAMQKSGKEEKVEELKAVAKKLPGANLLLLKRPLALLQHIGHNAASSRMTASNLAICLGPNLLSPPHEDLLPLEAMLAVTEKVNVLVEFMIDNCRELFGEQTTDLSCSAAEESSAAPTESWGELHLEEQSVPAVTADTKHQTEASLHAPPSLLGVLREAGGAMVVESERGEALPPTTPESAAEPLVRPEELANLSEERRFAGSPQDKEKKKNRKRKQAWGEESDRHAEKRRRKRENVFGDGPVRRCRKVQQVRKPRCVPGSAAHLSQLSALLQVGPTHWQGTARDGAAQGLEITLWPLPRGSPSSPAAWHGGPVHLCTRAGL, from the exons ATGAGTGAGGCgattctgcagaaactgcccGGCACTCGCTGTGCAAGGGTGACGGCCgcagggagcagcaagctgcag ggcagggacaccccagcaccagccccaggccccgggaCCGTGGTGCTGGATGCACCCATCGatgtccgtcccaagggcag acgTGGCACCGCCCTGCGCCCACAGCTatgcctggccctggaccagctgtgggtgctgagcggcggaaaggaggcagcgggggaggaaaaagaggaggaggaaggcagcgatgAGGAGAGGACCTCCATCATCCTCATCTGGCCCaccggctcctgcgttgccgctTTCGG gacaccaggaggagccaagagagcccgCGTGAcccgtctcccctccctcagacccctggagaaggagctgagccgccgccacgcc gtgcGGCACCCCAAGGGAGGACGTCACCTGGACGAgcaaggacacccgctgggcagcagctaCTGGACGTGGTTCTGTGGggacccagagcctctcctgctgcccacagcttggaggagggcagg aaggagggaacagcatcagcagcaggaggaggaggaggaggatggggctgccctggccctttgctctgcGGAGGACCCCGGccgctgcccaggcgccagg gagatgctggcagtcctgcacaaggaaggacCGTCGACAGAAGGCGTATTCCGAAGAGCTGCCGGTGGGACAGAGTTTcgtgagctgcgggaggccctggaccacggtgcggatgtcgacctgggcagccagcctgcgctgctgctggcc gacttcctccgaagcatccctGCCAAGCTCCTCGTGACAgacctctacgaggactggatggcagcgatgcagaagagcggcaaggaggagaaggttgaagagctgaaagc ggtggccaagaagttgcctggagccaatctcctcctcctcaagcggccgctggccctcctccagcacatcggccacaacgccgccagcagcagaatgaccgccagcaacctggccatctgccttgggccaaatctgctgagcccacctcacgaggacctgctccccctcgaggccatgctggcggtgactgagaag gtgaacgtgCTGGTGGAATTCATGATTGACAACTGCAGGGAACTCTTTGGGGAGCAGACAACTGACCTTTCCTGTTCAGCAGCCGAGGAGTCGTCGGCAGCCCCCACAGAGAGCTGGGGAG AACTGCacttggaagagcaaagtgtgCCAGCAGTTACAGCAGACACCAAACATCAGACAGAAGCCTCGCTGCATGCACCCCCCTCTCTGCTCGGTGTCCTCAGAGAAGCTGGGGGAGCTATGGTGGTGGAGTCTGAAAGAGGAGAG gctTTGCCTCCAACCACCCCCGAGAGCGCGGCAGAGCCCCTGGTGCGCCCAGAAGAGCTGGCAAACCTGTCGGAGGAAAGACG gtttgcaggctctccccaggacaaggagaaaaagaaaaaccgaaagagaaagcaggcctggggagaggagagtgacAGACAcgcagaaaagaggaggaggaagagagaaaacgttTTTGGGGACGGACCGGTgagaagatgcaggaaggtccagcaggtcaggaagcccaggtgcgtaccaggctctgctgcccatctttcccaactctcagcGCTGCTCCAAGTCGGTCCAACCCACTGGCAAGGGACGGCGAGGGATGGTGCTGCGCAGGGCTTGGAAATAACTCtgtggccgctccccaggggctccccatcgagccctgctgcgtggcacggGGGCCCCGTGCATCTCTGCACGCGTGcaggtctctaa